One Primulina huaijiensis isolate GDHJ02 chromosome 5, ASM1229523v2, whole genome shotgun sequence DNA segment encodes these proteins:
- the LOC140977152 gene encoding receptor-like protein kinase FERONIA, with the protein MRNRSKVSAFSLLLLAFVISAVDYAPSEKIFLNCGGPSDSTDLDGRKWTSDIGSKFVISTSNSLTASAATQKPSVPQVPYMSARIFHSDFTYSFPVASGRKFIRLYFYPASYNGLDASHGVFSVTSGPYTLLNNFNASQTTEALNYDYMMKEFSLNAPFQWLNITFTPSQNASNSYAFVNGVEIVSHPDMYSTDGTETVVGQPTGFNIDNRTALENLYRLNVGGNDISPSHDTGLQRSWHDDSNYIFSAARGVTEAPDPSVTVSYPSGSPSYIAPLDLYTTLRSMGPNASVNKNYNLTWTFSVDSGFSYMVRLHFCEVSELVNKVNQRVFSIFMNNQTAEKEADVIVWAGSNGVPVHRDYVVFVPTGPPQQYLWLDLHPYTPSKPQRYDAILNGLEIFKINGSNGNLAGPNPAPLPQPLVDTSQSSGSTQLKNRKAVIGGAVGGGLVALLVAGLIVYIVSYRRQMRKKDPSAGDGWLPLSLYGNSHSSGSAKTTTTGSCSSSYPSNLCRHFSFAEIKAATNDFDEALLLGVGGFGKVYRGEIDSGAKVAIKRGNPLSEQGMHEFQTEIEMLSKLRHLHLVSLIGYCEENCEMVLVYDYMAYGTLREHLYKTQNPPLPWKQRLEICIGAARGLHYLHTGAKHTIIHRDVKTTNILLDEKWVAKVSDFGLSKTGPSLDYTHVSTVVKGSFGYLDPEYFRRQQLTDKSDVYSFGVVLFEILCARPALNPTLPKEQVSLAEWALHCHKTGMLDEIIDPYLKGKIAPECLKKVAETAVKCVSDVGSDRPSMGDVLWNLEFALQLQESAEESGSGFGLGETEFLEVKKDPDLSPMGFDDSNGSSGGQGLSTSIGGRSLASQDSDGLTPSAVFSQIMNPEGR; encoded by the coding sequence atgAGAAACCGCAGTAAAGTATCGGCTTTTAGTCTCCTGCTTCTGGCATTTGTAATTTCTGCCGTTGATTATGCGCCGTCGGAGAAGATTTTCTTGAACTGTGGAGGTCCCTCTGACTCTACCGATTTAGATGGTAGAAAATGGACATCAGATATTGGCTCAAAGTTTGTCATTTCCACCAGTAACTCTTTAACTGCCTCTGCTGCCACCCAAAAACCCTCTGTACCCCAAGTACCTTACATGTCAGCTCGAATTTTCCACTCCGATTTCACCTACAGTTTCCCGGTTGCATCTGGGCGTAAGTTCATTCGTTTGTATTTCTATCCAGCTTCTTATAATGGATTAGATGCTTCCCATGGAGTTTTCTCTGTCACTTCTGGGCCCTATACTCTTTTGAACAACTTCAATGCTTCTCAAACAACTGAGGCTCTGAATTATGATTATATGATGAAGGAATTCTCTCTTAATGCTCCTTTTCAATGGTTGAATATAACATTCACACCATCCCAGAACGCTTCCAACTCATATGCATTCGTGAATGGCGTTGAGATTGTTTCGCATCCAGATATGTATAGTACAGATGGGACCGAAACTGTTGTCGGGCAACCCACTGGGTTTAATATTGACAACAGGACAGCACTTGAGAATCTTTATCGGCTGAATGTGGGTGGAAACGACATTTCACCTTCTCATGATACTGGTCTCCAGAGGTCATGGCATGATGATTCAAATTACATATTCAGTGCGGCTCGTGGAGTTACAGAGGCGCCTGATCCAAGTGTAACAGTAAGCTATCCTTCAGGATCGCCTAGCTATATCGCCCCGCTTGATTTATACACCACTTTGAGGTCGATGGGTCCAAATGCATCTGTTAATAAGAATTACAATCTGACATGGACTTTCAGCGTTGACTCTGGCTTCTCTTATATGGTTAGACTCCACTTCTGCGAGGTATCGGAACTTGTTAACAAAGTAAACCAGAGAGTTTTCAGTATCTTTATGAATAATCAGACTGCAGAGAAGGAGGCAGATGTGATTGTTTGGGCAGGAAGCAATGGTGTCCCTGTTCACAGGGACTATGTGGTGTTTGTCCCCACTGGGCCACCTCAACAGTATCTCTGGCTTGATCTACACCCTTACACTCCCTCAAAGCCCCAACGATATGATGCTATCTTGAATGGActagaaattttcaaaataaatggTTCCAATGGGAATCTTGCTGGTCCTAATCCAGCTCCCCTTCCGCAGCCTCTAGTTGACACCAGCCAATCATCGGGCTCTACTCAATTGAAAAATCGCAAAGCCGTTATTGGGGGAGCAGTTGGAGGTGGACTTGTTGCACTTCTTGTTGCTGGTTTGATCGTATACATTGTTTCCTACCGACGTCAGATGCGCAAAAAGGATCCCAGCGCTGGTGATGGCTGGCTTCCTTTGTCTTTGTATGGAAATTCACATTCTTCTGGTTCTGCCAAAACAACAACCACGGGAAGCTGTTCATCCTCATACCCTTCGAACCTTTGTCGCCATTTTTCATTTGCCGAGATCAAAGCTGCCACTAATGACTTTGATGAGGCTCTTCTCCTTGGTGTTGGAGGCTTTGGCAAAGTTTATCGCGGTGAGATTGACAGCGGAGCAAAAGTTGCAATTAAGCGAGGGAACCCACTTTCTGAACAGGGAATGCATGAATTCCAAACTGAGATTGAAATGCTCTCAAAACTTCGCCATCTCCACCTTGTATCATTGATAGGGTATTGCGAAGAGAATTGTGAAATGGTACTTGTATATGATTACATGGCTTATGGAACTCTGCGGGAGCATCTTTACAAAACTCAGAATCCCCCGTTGCCGTGGAAGCAGAGGCTCGAGATTTGTATTGGTGCTGCACGTGGTTTGCATTATCTTCACACTGGTGCGAAGCACACCATTATCCACCGCGATGTCAAGACAACAAACATCCTCTTGGACGAGAAGTGGGTAGCCAAGGTTTCGGATTTTGGCCTGTCAAAAACAGGTCCATCTCTGGATTACACCCACGTCAGCACAGTGGTGAAGGGTAGCTTTGGTTATCTGGATCCAGAATATTTCAGACGGCAACAATTGACTGACAAATCCGATGTGTACTCATTTGGAGTTGTACTTTTTGAAATCTTATGTGCTAGGCCGGCGTTAAACCCAACACTTCCAAAAGAACAAGTTAGTTTGGCTGAGTGGGCGCTGCATTGCCATAAGACGGGCATGCTTGACGAAATCATCGATCCTTATCTCAAGGGGAAGATTGCACCAGAATGCCTTAAAAAAGTAGCAGAGACAGCAGTTAAGTGTGTGTCTGATGTTGGAAGTGATAGGCCTTCGATGGGTGATGTGCTGTGGAACCTT